The following proteins are encoded in a genomic region of Nitratireductor sp. GISD-1A_MAKvit:
- a CDS encoding SH3 domain-containing protein produces MLVASPMTTHAQANTEPNDKVGPSGLPLPRFVSLKSSRVNMRIGPGLSYAVNWMYLKSGLPMEIIQEYDNWRRVRDADGAEGWINQALLSGRRTAIAAPWFKGKDADIELLSKPEKDARLVAQIEPGAIGSIKSCNGEWCEMEFSGHSGWVNQSLVWGAYPGETVKE; encoded by the coding sequence ATGCTGGTTGCGTCCCCCATGACGACCCATGCACAGGCCAACACCGAACCGAATGACAAGGTAGGCCCGAGCGGATTGCCTCTCCCACGCTTCGTGAGTCTCAAATCAAGCCGGGTGAACATGCGGATCGGGCCCGGTCTCAGCTATGCGGTGAACTGGATGTATCTGAAATCCGGGCTGCCCATGGAAATCATTCAGGAATACGACAACTGGCGGCGTGTGCGCGATGCCGATGGTGCGGAAGGCTGGATCAACCAGGCGCTCCTTTCCGGCAGGCGGACGGCCATCGCAGCTCCATGGTTCAAGGGCAAGGACGCCGACATTGAGCTCCTGTCGAAACCTGAGAAGGACGCAAGGCTTGTCGCGCAGATCGAGCCTGGAGCCATCGGTTCTATCAAGAGCTGCAACGGCGAATGGTGCGAAATGGAATTCTCAGGTCACTCCGGCTGGGTGAACCAGTCGCTTGTCTGGGGAGCCTATCCCGGCGAAACCGTCAAGGAATGA
- the irrA gene encoding iron response transcriptional regulator IrrA yields MTISNPEQTVSLEERLRSAGLRPTRQRIALADILFASGDRHVSAEALHEEAQAAGFSVSLATVYNTLHQFTEAGMLRIVQVEGARTYFDTNVSDHHHFFYEEDETVFDIPTGAVEVRNLPEPPEGTEIANVDIVVRLRRKRH; encoded by the coding sequence TTGACGATATCGAACCCAGAGCAGACTGTGTCGCTTGAGGAACGCCTGAGAAGTGCGGGGCTGCGCCCGACCCGCCAGCGCATCGCTTTGGCCGATATCCTGTTTGCCTCGGGAGATCGCCATGTTTCCGCCGAGGCTCTGCATGAAGAAGCGCAGGCGGCGGGGTTTTCCGTCTCGCTCGCGACAGTTTACAACACATTGCATCAGTTCACCGAGGCAGGGATGCTTCGGATCGTTCAGGTCGAGGGTGCACGGACCTATTTCGATACCAATGTGTCCGACCATCATCACTTCTTCTATGAAGAGGATGAAACCGTATTCGACATCCCAACAGGTGCTGTCGAGGTCCGCAATCTGCCCGAGCCGCCCGAAGGCACGGAGATTGCAAATGTCGATATCGTCGTGAGGCTTCGTCGCAAGCGCCACTGA